A genome region from Schistocerca americana isolate TAMUIC-IGC-003095 chromosome 1, iqSchAmer2.1, whole genome shotgun sequence includes the following:
- the LOC124606389 gene encoding calreticulin, with translation MRFLVLAFAFLAFSEVNSEVYYEEKFADDSWESNWVYSEHPGKEFGKFVRSAGKFFNDPEEDKGIQTSQDARFYALSTKFKPFSSKEKPLVIQFTVKHEQNIDCGGGYLKVFDCGLDQKDMHGDSPYLLMFGPDICGPGTKKVHVIFNYKGKNLLINKEIRCKDDVYTHLYTLVVKPDNTYEVLIDNEKVESGELEADWNFLPPKKIKDPEAKKPADWDDRPTIDDPDDKKPDDWDKPEHIPDPDASKPEDWDDEMDGEWEPPMIDNPDFKGEWKPKQIDNPNYKGPWIHPEIDNPEYSPDPELYLKNEVCAIGFDLWQVKSGTIFDNILITDDPDHAKQVGEELWRPRSAGEKKMKEQQDEEERKKREEEEKSSKKDEEDDEDEDENEDEDDDETSDPPESGEEDSHTHDEF, from the exons ATGAGGTTCCTAGTTTTAGCATTCGCGTTTTTAGCGTTTTCGGAAGTTAATAGTGAAGTTTACTATGAAGAGAAGTTTGCTGACG ATTCGTGGGAAAGCAATTGGGTGTACTCGGAGCATCCGGGAAAGGAGTTCGGCAAGTTCGTCCGTAGTGCCGGCAAGTTCTTCAATGACCCCGAAGAAGATAAAG gtATCCAGACATCTCAAGACGCGAGGTTCTATGCACTATCCACGAAGTTCAAGCCATTTAGTAGTAAAGAAAAGCCGCTGGTTATACAATTTACAGTGAAGCATGAACAGAATATAGactgtggcggaggataccttaaAGTTTTTGACTGTGGTTTGGACCAGAAAGACATGCACGGTGACTCACCGTACCTTCTTATGTTTG GTCCTGACATTTGTGGCCCTGGTACTAAGAAAGTTCATGTAATCTTTAATTACAAAGGAAAGAACTTGCTAATCAACAAGGAAATAAGATGCAAGGATGATGTTTACACACATTTATACACTTTGGTGGTTAAGCCTGACAACACATATGAG GTGTTGATAGACAATGAGAAAGTGGAGTCTGGAGAACTAGAAGCAGACTGGAACTTTCTGCCGCCTAAGAAGATAAAGGATCCAGAAGCAAAGAAACCAGCAGACTGGGATGATCGTCCTACTATTGATGACCCTGATGACAAGAAACCAGACGATTGGGACAAGCCAGAGCATATTCCTGACCCTGATGCCAGTAAGCCAGAAGATTGGGATGATGAAATGGATGGTGAATGGGAACCCCCTATGATTGACAACCCAGACTTCAAGGGTGAATGGAAACCTAAGCAAATTGATAATCCTAATTACAAG GGGCCTTGGATTCATCCTGAAATTGACAACCCTGAATATTCACCAGACCCAGAACTATATTTGAAGAATGAGGTTTGTGCTATTGGTTTTGACTTGTGGCAAGTAAAATCGGGAACTATTTTTGATAACATTCTGATAACTGATGATCCAGACCACGCTAAACAAGTGGGAGAAGAATTGTGGAGGCCCAGATCT GCTggtgaaaagaaaatgaaagagcAACAGGATGAAGAGGAAAGGAAAAAGAGAGAAGAGGAGGAAAAGTCTTCCAAAAAGGATGAAGAAGATGACGAGGATGAAGATGAGAATGAGGATGAAGATGACGATGAAACGAGTGATCCTCCAGAATCTGGTGAAGAG GACTCGCACACTCATGATGAGTTTTAA